The nucleotide sequence CCTGCGAATGTCCTGAAACCGAGCTGCCCGCACGTCGGAGTCGCTGCTTCGGGCGGCTGTTGCTGCTGTCCCGAGGCATGGGCTGAGCCGAACCCGGCAGGCAGGTCAGGAAGTCATTTCCGCTCCGGGCGGCACGAAGCTGACCTGGGCGAGGCGCCAGGGACGGTCCTCGCCTGCCGGCCACAGCGCTTCAAGCTCGACCTGATCCTCCGGCAGCACGCCGCTGACTTGTGCGTTGATGAAGCGGCCCGTTTCGCGCAGCCGGATCTGCGCACCTGGGTAGCGTCCGGCAAGCCGCCGCCTCAGTTCCTCCGCCTCGGGCGCGATCTCGTCCTTCTCCAGCTTGCGCGGAGCGCCGTCGATCAGTTCGGCGGTGGAGGATCGCAGGGCGTTCACGCCGTCATGAACGATGCTTCCAGCAATGACGATGCTGGCCGCTGCATCCGCCCACCAGTAGCCGAAGCCCACGCCCAGCACCCCGGCGATCCCCGCGAGGCCCGTCATCCAGTCGGCCTTCTGCATCAGCGCGTCGGTGTGCAGCACCTTGTCCTGCAGCCGTTGCGCGACCGGCAGCTTCAGCCGGCCAAGGATGAGCGGGGGAATGACCGAATAGACCAGCGCCGCGATCATCAGCCAGCCGAGCCAAAGGGTCTCGCCGAACATGGTGACCGGAGGGATGGTGACATGCTCCCGCTTGAGGAGTGTGCTTGTCGATTCGAAAAGGAGAAATGTCCCGACGGACGCAAGCGCAACCGCCGAAATCAGGAAGGCCAGGCTTTGAACCCGGTGAAAACCATAGGGAAAGGCGCGGCTCGGCGGCCGGCGCTCGAGCTTGGCCGCGACCAGGAACACCAGCGCGGGCACGAGGCTGAGCAGGTCCTCGAACCATGCCGTACGCATGGCCTGACTGGATCCTGCGGCCATGAACATCACCACCAGGACCGTGCTCATGGTCACCAGCGTGAACCACTCCAGCCGCTGCGCCCGGGCGAAATCCTGCTCGATCTCCTGGGGCATGGTCCGGCTCACTGGAGCCTGCCGATCTTCCCGGCCTCGCGGTAGAGCATCGCGATCCACGCATTCTCGCCGTTGCGGGTCATCGCCATTGTGGCGGGCCTGGATCCGTCGTCAGGGCCGAGCGGAGGAAGGAAGTGCACCTTGGTTCGCCATGGGCTCTTCTGGGCCATGGCGCCGACCACCAGGTCGAGCCTGCCCTGCTCGAGTTCTTCGAGCAACGGCTCGGCTGGGCCATGCTGGATCGCCGGTCGAGCGCCGGTGGTTCTGGCAACCTCGTCGACCAGCATCAGCCCGCGTCGCTCGCCTTCGGGACTGCCGGAAATCACGCCAACTCTGAAGCGGCCCTCCTGCCGGACTCGTTCGAACGAGCGCTCCGGATCGCGCGGAATCTGGCTGCAGGCTCCCAGCGCGACCGCTGCGCAGAGAATAAAGCTGCGGATCTCCATTCATCCCAAATGCCGCCGGCGTCGTTTCGGTTCCGTACCGGGCGGCGGGCGTGGATCGGCGCTCCGTGGCGCCGGAAAGTGCGGAGCAGATGCGGCGCTGAACGAGGCGCTACTTACCGCATCATCGCCTTTCGGCCTGGATGGCATCAGCATGGCCATTTGCGGCGTCGGCCGACAGATGGCCCAAACGCACAGCCATCTGCTCTTGACTGAAAGCGCCGGGCTTGCCGGAGTTGAGGGCAGCGGCCGCCTGACTCACCTTTCCGTCGTTCGGCTTTCCCGGAACCCAGCCCCTTGTGGCCCGCGGGCTAAGTTGATGACTTTCCGGGAAATGGGCTGCGGTCTTTGGGTCGACGCAGGGGAGTCCAGGCCGGGCCTCAGGGAAGGCGAAGCTCGTCTCGGCCAGCCCGATCCGGACGCTCATTGCCTCTCCCCGCCAGTTCGCCATATCTTGCGGACAGTTCGAGGTGGATACGCCGGGCGGCCTCGTGAGTAGCGTGGCTGGCGGCGGACAGCTCGTCCTCTGCTCGCCGGGCATAATAATCCTGGTCCTGGTCCTGGTCCTGGTCGATCAGAGGCGCTTCCCTTGCGCAAGGCGGACCGGGATCCTGGGGTCGCCTGCTCTTCATCCTTCGCGCCCGGCCAGCCAGAGCGATCGGGTCAGCGGCTCGAACAGATACTGAAAGGCACTGCGGCGGCGGAGCGGGATGAGTACGTCGGCGGGAAGACCGGCGTGAACGGCAGCGTCCTTGCCTCTGTTCGCCTTGGTCAGTTCGTTCGGGGGAACGACCACTTCGATCCGGAAGTAGGATTGCCCGGTGCGCTCGTCTTCCAGGCTGTCGGCCGAGATCTTGGTCACCTTGCCCTTGAGGATCGGCAGGTTGCGGTCCTGGAGCGCGGTGAAGTTGACCTGCGTCTCCATGCCGACACGAAGATCGTCGGCGTCGCGCGGGGCGACCTTGGCCTGGACGACCAGGTCGCGGTCCTGGGGCACGACCTCCATCAGCGTGTCCCCCGCGGCAAGGACCCCGCCGACGGTGAACACCCGCATGCCGACGATCCGGCCGCTGGCCGGCGCGCGGACGACCGAGCGTGCCACCTGCTCGCGCAGGGCGAGCAGCCGCGGCTGAAGTTCGTCGAGCCGTGCCTGGACCTCGCGAAGCTGACCGGCGACCTCGCTCGCCATCTGCTTGCGAAGCGACACCATCTGCAGCCGGGTTTCGCCGATGGCCTCGCGCGACCGGGCGATCTCCGACCGGTACGAGCCGTAGTGCCCGTCGAGGGCGCTCGCCTCGCGCTCGACCGCACGCAGGCGGTTGATCGAGACGAAGCCCTTGGGGACGAGGGCGGCAAGGCCGGCGAGTTCGTCGCCGATCAGCCTTTGCTGATCGCGATTGGCCGACATCTGATGCTCGATCCCGCCGATCTGCTGGCCATGCTGGGCGATCCGCTGGGCCAGGACCGCCTGCTCGGTCCGGAGCGACGCGCGACGGGCTTCGAACAGGCTTCGCTGGCCGGCGAGCGCCGTCTCCGCGATCTTGCGCTGGTCACCCTCGAGCATGGCGAATTCCTCGGGCATGGGCACCGACCCGGAATCACGACTTTCAGCGAGAAGCCGAGCCCGCATGGCGAGGAGCGAGAGGACTTCGCCGGCGATGCTGCGCTCGCCGGCGACGAGGTCGGAGGAAGAGACTACCGCCAGCGGTGCGCCTTTCCGGACGAGCTGGTTTTCGGTCACGAAGAGGGCGCTGATGATCCCGCCTTCGCGGTGCTGGACGACCTGGCGGTTACCCGACACGGTCACCACGCCCTGGCCGTAAGCGGCCGCATCGAGCGGGGTCAAAGCCGCCCAGCCGAGCAGGCCAACAAAGAACAATCCGCCGACAAGAGCGCCGCGGCGAGCATCGCGCAGGGGCGAATCCTCCGTATCCTGCCAGCGGGCGGACGCCCGAAATGCCTCGCGATTGCGCATCTCGTTCATGGATCAGGCCCTTTCAGTCAGGGGAACGACATTCGACCGAGCGGCGTCGCGCGCGAGCTCGTCGAGAACGTCGGCGCGGGGGCCGTGTTTGACGACGGTCCCAGCATTCATCACCACCAGATTCTCGGCCGCCGCCAGGATCTGCGCACGGTGCGCGATCATCATCACCGCGGCACCCTGAAGGCATGCGGCCTTGACTGCGCGGCCGAGCGCGCTTTCCCCCTCCGCGTCGAGGGCGCTGTTGGGTTCGTCGAGGATCAGGACCTTGGGCGAGCCGAATAGGGCCCGGGCGAGGGCGATGCGCTGCGCCTGCCCCGCCGACAGGACCTCAGCGCCGTCGCCGATCCGGGTCTGATAGCCGGCAGGAAGGCGCAGGATGGTGTCGTGGACTCCAGCCATCTGCGCGGCATGGACGATGTCGTGATCGACGACCTCCTGGTCGGTCCCGCACGATGGGCGGCTGAAGCGCGAGATATTATCGGCGACGGTGCCCGGAAGCAGGGTCGGCTGCTGGGGGAGGTAGCCGATGTAGCGGGCGAGCCGCTCTGGGTGCCAGTCCGCATAGCGGGCGCCGTCCATGCGGAGCTCGCCGGTGTCCGGGATGATGCACCCGGCAGCCGCGCGTGCCAGCGTCGTCTTGCCGGCGCCCGACGGACCGACCACGCCGGTCAGCGTGCCGGGCTTCAACCCGAAGCTGACGTTGCGAAGGATGGGCACCTCGCCATTGGCGGCGAAGACGCTGATCCCGGCGATCTGGAGGTTGCCCGTGGGCTCCGGAAGGGCGAGGCGATGCTCCTCATTGCTGCCGGTGGTCGCAAACAGGCGGTCGAGCGAGGCCAGTGACTGGTGAGCCTGGCTGAGAGCTGGCCAACTGCCGACCATTTGCTCGACCGGCTGCAGGGCGCGGCTGAGCAAGACCGACGCGGCGATGATCGCGCCGACCGAAATCTGGTTGTTGATGGCCAGCCAGGCCCCCACCCCCAGCGCCAGCGATTGCATGAACATCCGCACGAACTTCACGAGCGCGGTGAAACGACCGCTGGTCAGCTGGACATCGAAGGCGGCGACAAGCCCGCTCCTGCGCTGTTCGCTGTGGCGGGCAATGAGGGCGGTCCCCATGCCGAGTGCGCGGACCACCTCGGCGCCCCGGAAGGTGGCGTCCTGTTCGGCATAGGCCTTGGCCTGCGCGCTATGGGCCTGGCTGCCGCTCAGCCGATTGGCGCGTTCGTTGAGGATCGCGAGCATGATCAGCAGGCCGGCGCCCAGCAGGACCATGAGGCCGAGCAGCGGATGGATGAGGAAGGCGACGAGCAGGTAGAGAGGGGCCCAGGGCGCATCGAACATGGCGGTGATGCCGGGGCCGCTGAGCGCACTGCGGACGCTGTCGAAGTCGCGCAAAGCCTGTGCGCTCGGCCGCTCGTCAGGAGGCGCGAGCGCCCGCGCCATGACAGCGGCCGAGAGCAGGCGATCCAGCCGGATGGAGGCTCGCAGCATCAGCCTCGAGCGGACCGCATCGAGAGCACTCAGGATGGCAATGGCGGCTCCGACCAGCAGGGTCAGGACGTACAGGGTGATCACCCCGCCGGTCGGCACCACCCGATCGTAGACCTGCATCATGTAGATGGTCGGCGCGAGGTAGAGCAGGTTGATCAGCGCGCTGAAGAAGGCAACGAGCAGGAAATGCTTCCGGCATTGCCCTAGAGCGGCTTCGAAAGGTTGCGGGATCCTGATCCAGAACAGGCGCATGTCGGCCCCCCAAGAATTCGAATTGCGAAAGGCGGGCTGGCCGGGCTCGAAAGGCGAGCCCGGCCGCCTTGCTCAGCTCACACAATCAGATGGTCCGCGGGGTCGAACTGCAAGCCGTGGATCTCCGCCCGCTCCCTCGTCTCCGGCGCGCTCCAGGCCGGCGGCATGTCCACGAATGCGCTGCCTGGCGCCCAACCTTCCGAGAAGATCTTCTGCAGGCGCCCGCTGGAGCCATAGTCGGTGTTGCTCTCCAGCA is from Sphingomonas sp. LHG3406-1 and encodes:
- a CDS encoding cation diffusion facilitator family transporter, with the translated sequence MSRTMPQEIEQDFARAQRLEWFTLVTMSTVLVVMFMAAGSSQAMRTAWFEDLLSLVPALVFLVAAKLERRPPSRAFPYGFHRVQSLAFLISAVALASVGTFLLFESTSTLLKREHVTIPPVTMFGETLWLGWLMIAALVYSVIPPLILGRLKLPVAQRLQDKVLHTDALMQKADWMTGLAGIAGVLGVGFGYWWADAAASIVIAGSIVHDGVNALRSSTAELIDGAPRKLEKDEIAPEAEELRRRLAGRYPGAQIRLRETGRFINAQVSGVLPEDQVELEALWPAGEDRPWRLAQVSFVPPGAEMTS
- a CDS encoding HlyD family type I secretion periplasmic adaptor subunit; the encoded protein is MNEMRNREAFRASARWQDTEDSPLRDARRGALVGGLFFVGLLGWAALTPLDAAAYGQGVVTVSGNRQVVQHREGGIISALFVTENQLVRKGAPLAVVSSSDLVAGERSIAGEVLSLLAMRARLLAESRDSGSVPMPEEFAMLEGDQRKIAETALAGQRSLFEARRASLRTEQAVLAQRIAQHGQQIGGIEHQMSANRDQQRLIGDELAGLAALVPKGFVSINRLRAVEREASALDGHYGSYRSEIARSREAIGETRLQMVSLRKQMASEVAGQLREVQARLDELQPRLLALREQVARSVVRAPASGRIVGMRVFTVGGVLAAGDTLMEVVPQDRDLVVQAKVAPRDADDLRVGMETQVNFTALQDRNLPILKGKVTKISADSLEDERTGQSYFRIEVVVPPNELTKANRGKDAAVHAGLPADVLIPLRRRSAFQYLFEPLTRSLWLAGREG
- a CDS encoding type I secretion system permease/ATPase → MRLFWIRIPQPFEAALGQCRKHFLLVAFFSALINLLYLAPTIYMMQVYDRVVPTGGVITLYVLTLLVGAAIAILSALDAVRSRLMLRASIRLDRLLSAAVMARALAPPDERPSAQALRDFDSVRSALSGPGITAMFDAPWAPLYLLVAFLIHPLLGLMVLLGAGLLIMLAILNERANRLSGSQAHSAQAKAYAEQDATFRGAEVVRALGMGTALIARHSEQRRSGLVAAFDVQLTSGRFTALVKFVRMFMQSLALGVGAWLAINNQISVGAIIAASVLLSRALQPVEQMVGSWPALSQAHQSLASLDRLFATTGSNEEHRLALPEPTGNLQIAGISVFAANGEVPILRNVSFGLKPGTLTGVVGPSGAGKTTLARAAAGCIIPDTGELRMDGARYADWHPERLARYIGYLPQQPTLLPGTVADNISRFSRPSCGTDQEVVDHDIVHAAQMAGVHDTILRLPAGYQTRIGDGAEVLSAGQAQRIALARALFGSPKVLILDEPNSALDAEGESALGRAVKAACLQGAAVMMIAHRAQILAAAENLVVMNAGTVVKHGPRADVLDELARDAARSNVVPLTERA